The following are encoded together in the Kribbella voronezhensis genome:
- a CDS encoding extracellular solute-binding protein produces MKFRPLAISTVAVAALSLTALAACGSSDKNDTAASGPTSIDVWLMKGSVSDDFLKRFTDDFAATHPDIKANVQIQEWNGIGPKIIGALASKDAPDVIEVGNTQVAQYSASGGVKDLTDKKADLKGDDWIEGLAGPGNYEGKQFGIPYYAANRVVLYRKDLFTKAGITTPPKTREEWLADTAKVNTGGNQGIYLPGQNFYVLSGFIWDEGGDLAVKDGDTWKGALETPEALKGMDFYRQIQALGKGPKDSDEAKPTQTDVFAQGKVAQMIAVPGAAELIAQANPALKDKIGFFPIPGKTADKPGAVFTGGSDLIIPEASANQDAAYTFIKELAGEKWQVDLAKSMKYVPNRTSLASSVGADEGVAAMAAGAANGKATPNSPNWAAVEAKNPIKEYQTKVLTGGDPAAAAKAADEIITQALNTK; encoded by the coding sequence ATGAAGTTCCGTCCCCTTGCCATATCCACAGTCGCCGTCGCGGCTCTGTCGCTGACCGCGCTCGCCGCGTGCGGCAGCTCGGACAAGAACGACACCGCAGCGTCCGGTCCGACCAGCATCGACGTGTGGCTGATGAAGGGAAGCGTCTCCGACGACTTCCTCAAGCGGTTCACCGACGATTTCGCCGCCACCCACCCGGACATCAAGGCCAACGTCCAGATCCAGGAGTGGAACGGCATCGGCCCGAAGATCATCGGCGCGCTGGCCAGCAAGGACGCGCCGGACGTGATCGAGGTCGGCAACACCCAGGTCGCGCAGTACTCGGCCAGCGGCGGCGTCAAGGACCTGACCGACAAGAAGGCCGACCTCAAGGGCGACGACTGGATCGAGGGTCTCGCCGGTCCCGGCAACTACGAGGGCAAGCAGTTCGGCATCCCGTACTACGCCGCGAACCGGGTCGTGCTCTACCGCAAGGACCTCTTCACCAAGGCCGGCATCACCACGCCGCCGAAGACGCGCGAGGAGTGGCTGGCCGACACCGCGAAGGTGAACACCGGCGGCAACCAGGGCATCTACCTGCCCGGCCAGAACTTCTACGTGCTGTCCGGCTTCATCTGGGACGAGGGCGGCGACCTCGCGGTCAAGGACGGCGACACCTGGAAGGGCGCGCTGGAGACCCCCGAGGCACTGAAGGGCATGGACTTCTACCGGCAGATCCAGGCGCTCGGCAAGGGCCCGAAGGACTCCGACGAGGCGAAGCCGACCCAGACCGACGTGTTCGCGCAGGGCAAGGTCGCGCAGATGATCGCCGTACCGGGGGCCGCCGAGCTGATCGCGCAGGCGAACCCGGCGCTCAAGGACAAGATCGGCTTCTTCCCGATCCCCGGCAAGACCGCCGACAAGCCGGGTGCCGTCTTCACCGGCGGCTCCGACCTGATCATCCCGGAGGCCTCGGCCAACCAGGACGCGGCGTACACCTTCATCAAGGAACTGGCCGGCGAGAAGTGGCAGGTCGATCTGGCCAAGTCGATGAAGTACGTGCCGAACCGGACCAGCCTGGCCTCGTCGGTCGGCGCTGACGAGGGAGTGGCGGCGATGGCAGCCGGCGCGGCCAACGGCAAGGCCACCCCGAACTCGCCGAACTGGGCCGCCGTCGAGGCGAAGAACCCGATCAAGGAGTACCAGACCAAGGTGCTGACCGGCGGTGACCCGGCCGCCGCGGCCAAGGCCGCCGACGAGATCATCACCCAGGCCCTGAACACCAAGTAG
- a CDS encoding PrsW family intramembrane metalloprotease translates to MTAQQMVRRWAWLGTLVIGGALYLAVLAVLADTDNPNLFPTLILLGALVVPLTFVTFAAGRSGRWLIDGPTLGGSLLFGGVVGVVVAGLLEYDAMRRLGALPMLGVGLIEEAAKLIVPVVLVLFFGHRYRSIGGGIVIGVAVGTGFAVLETMGYAFVALLQSGGNVGAAEQTLFIRGLLSPAGHAAWTGLTCWGLWRFAVEPTGKRFLGFLGMYAVAVALHTTWDGIGGRITYAVVGAISIGLLLVGLKKAQQHDGRALV, encoded by the coding sequence ATGACGGCACAGCAGATGGTTCGCAGGTGGGCCTGGCTCGGCACGCTGGTGATCGGAGGCGCTCTGTACCTCGCGGTGCTGGCTGTGCTCGCCGATACGGACAATCCGAATCTCTTCCCGACCTTGATCCTGCTGGGCGCCCTCGTAGTACCGCTGACCTTCGTCACGTTCGCCGCGGGTCGCTCCGGGCGCTGGCTGATCGACGGGCCGACGCTGGGCGGCTCCCTGCTGTTCGGTGGCGTGGTGGGCGTGGTCGTCGCCGGCCTGCTCGAGTACGACGCGATGCGCAGGCTCGGCGCCTTGCCGATGCTCGGTGTCGGCCTGATCGAGGAGGCCGCGAAGCTGATCGTTCCCGTGGTGCTGGTGCTGTTCTTCGGCCATCGGTACCGCTCGATCGGTGGCGGCATCGTCATCGGCGTCGCGGTCGGCACGGGGTTCGCAGTACTGGAGACGATGGGCTACGCGTTCGTCGCCCTGCTCCAGTCGGGCGGGAACGTCGGTGCGGCCGAGCAGACGCTGTTCATCCGCGGCCTGCTGTCGCCGGCCGGACATGCAGCGTGGACCGGTCTCACCTGCTGGGGCCTCTGGCGGTTCGCAGTGGAGCCGACCGGCAAGCGGTTCCTCGGCTTCCTCGGCATGTACGCCGTGGCGGTCGCTCTGCACACCACCTGGGACGGCATCGGCGGGCGGATCACGTACGCCGTCGTCGGCGCGATCAGCATCGGTCTGCTGCTCGTCGGGCTCAAGAAGGCGCAGCAGCACGACGGCCGCGCGCTGGTGTAG
- a CDS encoding GntR family transcriptional regulator, whose protein sequence is MRRTEARDRLLRLIEIRRPGEALPSERSLSEELGVSRPTLRAALDDLARDGLVVREHGRGTFTSARKIHQELEPAPDGNFQVPPADGTPWQSRLISFELELAGARLGQRMEISPGDQLVSVVRLRLVDGAPMCIERIKLPAASVPGITGHDFELGSLYGLLRSRYQVAARTAVQTTEPTVTDEQEAALLGVPLHSPALLFERTTRNVDHAVIEYTRSIYRGDRYRITTRLTFPED, encoded by the coding sequence ATGCGACGGACCGAGGCACGCGACCGGCTGCTGCGGCTGATCGAGATCCGCCGACCGGGCGAGGCCCTGCCGTCCGAGCGCAGCCTGAGCGAAGAGCTCGGCGTCTCCCGGCCGACCCTGCGGGCGGCGCTCGACGATCTCGCCCGCGACGGCCTGGTCGTTCGCGAGCACGGCCGGGGGACGTTCACCAGTGCACGCAAGATCCACCAGGAGCTCGAGCCCGCTCCCGACGGCAACTTCCAGGTGCCGCCGGCCGACGGTACGCCGTGGCAGAGTCGGCTGATCAGCTTCGAACTGGAGCTCGCCGGCGCACGGTTGGGCCAGCGGATGGAGATCTCGCCGGGCGACCAGCTCGTCTCGGTGGTCCGGCTGCGCCTCGTCGACGGCGCGCCGATGTGCATCGAGCGGATCAAACTCCCGGCCGCGTCCGTGCCCGGGATCACCGGTCACGACTTCGAGCTCGGCTCGCTCTACGGGCTGCTGCGATCGCGGTACCAGGTGGCCGCGCGAACCGCGGTACAGACGACCGAGCCGACGGTGACGGATGAGCAGGAGGCCGCGCTGCTCGGCGTACCGCTGCATTCGCCTGCTCTGTTGTTCGAGCGCACTACCCGCAACGTGGACCACGCCGTGATCGAGTACACCCGCTCCATCTACCGAGGAGACCGGTACCGGATCACGACGCGGTTGACGTTCCCTGAGGACTAG
- a CDS encoding S8 family serine peptidase, whose translation MSSPKKRAAILAAVLAISTTAISTAAVPATAAPPDPGIVTPRTTTSTANGVQTVTLVTGDVVQVTDAGGGKKAASVQPAPGRERVAFHTIEVDGGLRVLPSDAVPYISSGVLDANLFDVNELIADGFGDSAATSLPLIVRYADQNTARSQSLAGTTTVRQLPSIGATAIRAGKGELTSLWQSLKPSQTARTLNSGITKVWLDGKVRAVLDRSVPQIGAPAAWQAGYEGTGVSVAVLDTGVDANHPDLVGKVKEAVDFSGSPTGPVDHFGHGTHVAATIAGTGAGAGGTRKGVAPKADLLIGKVLGDDGFGYDSSIIAGMEWAATEGARVVNMSLGGEPTDGTDPLSQAVNDITARTGMLFVVAAGNEGADQTVGTPGAATSALTVGAVDRDDKLAGFSSRGPRLGDGGLKPEITAPGVDIVAARAAGTAMGDPLDDLYTAASGTSMATPHVAGAAALMAQAHPDWKADRLKNALISTAKTAADVSVYSQGAGRVDVARAVAQKVYATGVADFGLQTTTGGSTQTITYRNDTTAPVTLDLTADVDNLDTNKPETDAFTLPSTVTVPAGASADVPVVLDAAKLDRGQHSGWIVATGPNGVVTHTAVGAWRQAPSHTVTLRAVGLDGKPTGVPVVSLYGDNSRSDTLAWIPDGGTYKAVVEEGTYLLHSIVENNDPQDEKVSLFTDPNVVVSKDLEVVIDARKAAPITIQTPKPSEQQAVLSYYVHREYGNGRKIAHGVMHFSAVKQVLVTPTKPVADGSFEFSSRWQLVAPIVQASIPGVSGPLDLNLLHQSPALAGKKRFPLTTTVVKGAVAVLNDREDISEEEQIAAAAAAGAAGVILVRPPDWSTWTVWTPNGDREPIPALVTSTKDGQKLIDRARKGHATIDLTLTTSSPYLYDVQQVSAGQIPAKITYKVTAANSARVNTAYADNGGFNWAKEQRFGWRPWQEYSWNDSQRFVETPKVREEWVTSGDSLWQHRVHHLYTWDSMNPLAGGMTSVPRSYRPGSSTETWFGPVVRPAAAPGLVSTRTGDRLSLRIPSFVDAAGHYTIGETTSASAVLSRAGQVVAELPDAWQDVITSSGDSAYKLDLSTARVDEDGEWNWATSTRTVWDFRSKKTSETTATALPLLQVDYEVPTDLTGRVAARPHLIGFKVHQQAGVAAPRSTSLRAEVSFDEGKTWRRIIAVGGRGHYLAVVPAGKGTVSLRVVAGDNAGNKISQTVIRAYGLK comes from the coding sequence ATGTCCTCCCCGAAGAAACGTGCCGCCATCCTTGCGGCTGTCCTGGCGATCAGTACGACGGCAATCAGTACTGCGGCGGTCCCGGCGACCGCTGCGCCGCCGGACCCCGGCATCGTCACACCACGCACCACCACGAGCACGGCGAACGGCGTACAGACAGTGACGCTGGTGACTGGTGACGTCGTGCAGGTCACCGATGCCGGTGGTGGCAAGAAGGCCGCGTCGGTGCAACCCGCGCCGGGCCGTGAGCGGGTTGCGTTCCACACGATCGAGGTGGACGGCGGCCTGCGAGTACTCCCCAGCGACGCGGTGCCGTACATCTCCAGCGGCGTCCTGGACGCCAATCTGTTCGACGTGAACGAGCTGATCGCCGACGGCTTCGGTGACTCCGCCGCCACGTCCCTGCCGCTCATCGTGCGGTACGCCGACCAGAACACCGCCCGCTCGCAGTCACTCGCCGGTACGACGACCGTCCGGCAACTCCCGTCGATCGGCGCCACCGCGATCCGGGCCGGCAAGGGCGAACTCACCTCGCTCTGGCAGTCGCTGAAGCCTTCGCAGACGGCCAGGACGCTCAACAGCGGCATCACCAAGGTCTGGCTGGACGGCAAGGTCCGGGCGGTGCTGGACCGGAGCGTGCCGCAGATCGGCGCGCCTGCTGCCTGGCAGGCCGGGTACGAGGGCACTGGCGTCTCCGTCGCAGTACTGGACACCGGTGTCGACGCCAACCACCCTGACCTCGTCGGCAAGGTCAAGGAGGCCGTGGACTTCTCCGGAAGCCCCACCGGCCCTGTCGATCACTTCGGTCACGGCACGCACGTCGCTGCGACCATCGCGGGCACCGGAGCCGGCGCAGGCGGCACCCGGAAGGGCGTAGCCCCCAAGGCCGACCTGCTCATCGGCAAGGTGCTCGGCGACGACGGGTTCGGCTACGACTCGTCGATCATCGCCGGGATGGAATGGGCCGCCACCGAAGGCGCCCGGGTGGTCAACATGAGCCTCGGTGGCGAACCCACCGACGGCACCGACCCACTCAGCCAGGCGGTCAACGACATCACCGCTCGCACCGGCATGTTGTTCGTTGTTGCCGCAGGCAACGAAGGCGCGGACCAGACGGTCGGTACGCCGGGCGCGGCCACCTCAGCTCTCACCGTCGGCGCGGTCGACCGGGACGACAAGCTGGCCGGCTTCTCCAGCCGCGGGCCACGCCTTGGCGACGGCGGCCTCAAACCCGAGATCACCGCACCGGGCGTGGACATCGTCGCGGCCCGCGCGGCCGGTACTGCGATGGGCGACCCGCTGGATGACCTCTACACGGCAGCCTCCGGTACTTCGATGGCGACGCCGCACGTAGCCGGCGCTGCCGCCCTGATGGCCCAGGCCCACCCTGACTGGAAGGCGGACCGCCTCAAGAACGCGCTGATCAGTACTGCGAAGACCGCTGCGGACGTCAGCGTGTACTCGCAGGGCGCCGGCCGGGTGGACGTCGCCAGAGCCGTTGCGCAGAAGGTGTACGCGACCGGTGTCGCCGACTTCGGCCTGCAGACCACCACTGGCGGATCTACGCAGACGATCACCTACCGCAACGACACCACGGCACCGGTGACGCTCGACCTGACGGCCGACGTGGACAATCTGGACACGAACAAACCCGAGACGGACGCGTTCACCCTGCCCAGTACCGTCACCGTGCCGGCAGGAGCGAGTGCCGACGTACCGGTGGTGCTGGATGCCGCCAAGCTCGACCGTGGTCAGCACAGCGGCTGGATCGTTGCCACTGGCCCCAATGGCGTCGTCACGCACACCGCGGTCGGCGCGTGGCGCCAGGCCCCGAGCCACACGGTCACGCTGCGGGCTGTCGGCCTCGACGGCAAGCCGACCGGCGTACCGGTGGTCTCGCTGTACGGCGACAACTCGCGGTCCGACACGCTGGCGTGGATCCCGGACGGCGGGACGTACAAGGCCGTCGTCGAGGAGGGCACCTACCTGCTGCACTCGATCGTCGAGAACAACGACCCGCAGGACGAGAAGGTCAGCCTGTTCACCGATCCGAACGTCGTGGTGAGCAAGGACCTCGAAGTCGTGATCGACGCGCGCAAGGCCGCGCCGATCACGATCCAGACGCCGAAGCCGTCGGAGCAGCAGGCAGTGCTCAGCTACTACGTGCACCGCGAGTACGGCAACGGCCGGAAGATCGCTCACGGCGTGATGCACTTCAGCGCGGTCAAGCAGGTGCTGGTCACGCCGACCAAGCCGGTGGCCGACGGAAGCTTCGAGTTCTCGTCCCGCTGGCAACTGGTCGCACCGATCGTGCAGGCATCCATTCCTGGCGTCAGCGGACCGCTGGACCTCAACTTGCTGCACCAGTCGCCTGCGCTGGCGGGCAAGAAGCGCTTCCCGTTGACGACCACCGTCGTGAAGGGCGCCGTCGCGGTCCTGAACGACAGAGAGGACATCAGTGAGGAGGAGCAGATCGCCGCAGCAGCCGCGGCCGGTGCTGCCGGGGTCATCCTGGTCCGGCCGCCGGACTGGTCGACCTGGACGGTCTGGACCCCGAACGGCGATCGCGAACCCATCCCGGCACTGGTCACAAGCACCAAGGACGGCCAGAAGCTGATCGACCGGGCCCGCAAGGGGCACGCGACGATCGATCTGACCCTGACCACCTCCAGCCCCTACCTGTACGACGTACAGCAGGTCTCGGCCGGGCAGATCCCCGCCAAGATCACGTACAAGGTCACTGCCGCCAACAGCGCGCGGGTGAACACCGCGTACGCCGACAACGGGGGCTTCAACTGGGCCAAGGAGCAGCGGTTCGGGTGGCGCCCGTGGCAGGAGTACTCGTGGAACGACTCGCAGCGCTTCGTCGAGACACCCAAGGTCCGCGAGGAGTGGGTGACGTCCGGCGACTCGCTCTGGCAGCACCGGGTCCACCACCTCTACACCTGGGACTCGATGAACCCACTGGCCGGTGGGATGACGTCGGTACCGCGGTCGTACCGCCCCGGTTCGTCCACGGAGACCTGGTTCGGGCCGGTGGTCCGTCCGGCGGCCGCTCCTGGCCTGGTGTCCACCAGGACGGGTGACAGGTTGTCGCTGCGGATTCCGTCGTTCGTCGACGCGGCCGGGCACTACACGATCGGTGAGACCACGTCCGCTTCGGCTGTGTTGAGCCGGGCCGGACAGGTGGTGGCCGAACTCCCCGACGCCTGGCAGGACGTGATCACCAGCAGCGGCGACTCGGCGTACAAGCTCGACCTGTCCACGGCTCGCGTGGACGAGGACGGCGAATGGAACTGGGCGACCAGCACTCGTACGGTGTGGGACTTCCGGTCCAAGAAGACCTCGGAGACCACGGCGACCGCCCTGCCGCTGCTGCAGGTCGACTACGAGGTGCCGACGGATCTGACCGGGCGGGTGGCGGCCCGTCCGCATCTGATCGGTTTCAAGGTCCACCAGCAGGCCGGAGTCGCGGCGCCTCGCTCTACCTCTCTGCGGGCCGAGGTGTCGTTCGACGAGGGCAAGACGTGGCGCCGGATCATTGCGGTCGGGGGTCGCGGCCACTACCTCGCCGTGGTACCGGCAGGCAAGGGCACTGTGTCGCTGCGGGTCGTTGCCGGTGACAACGCGGGCAACAAGATCAGTCAGACGGTCATCCGCGCCTACGGCTTGAAGTAG
- a CDS encoding carbohydrate ABC transporter permease, giving the protein MRTRLSRRITLNAVALGVLFFSIFPVYWMVLTAFKPTKEIQAETPSFLPTHVTLDHFGTAVHADGFWTFWRNSGMVAISAVLLSLVVACLAAYAVGRMKWKGRQAFILMVFIAQMTPWEALLIPMYVIARDTDMLDKLPMLTLIYFMMTLPFTIVTLRGFLKGIPVELEEAAQVDGCNQFTAFRRIVFPLLAPGLLSTSLFGFITAWNEFAFANLLIIKNQDQRTLPVWLSSFSNTFGTDWGATMAAATLFMLPVLLIFLVLQGRVTTGVAAGAVKG; this is encoded by the coding sequence GTGAGGACCCGGCTCAGCCGTCGGATCACGCTGAACGCCGTGGCCCTCGGCGTCCTGTTCTTCTCGATCTTCCCGGTCTACTGGATGGTGCTGACCGCGTTCAAGCCGACCAAGGAGATCCAGGCCGAGACGCCGTCGTTCCTCCCGACGCACGTCACGCTGGACCACTTCGGTACGGCGGTGCACGCGGACGGCTTCTGGACCTTCTGGCGTAACAGCGGGATGGTCGCGATCAGCGCGGTACTGCTGTCGCTCGTGGTGGCCTGCCTGGCGGCGTACGCGGTCGGGCGGATGAAGTGGAAGGGGCGGCAGGCGTTCATCCTGATGGTGTTCATCGCGCAGATGACGCCGTGGGAGGCGCTGCTGATTCCGATGTACGTGATCGCCCGCGACACGGACATGCTCGACAAGCTGCCGATGCTGACGCTGATCTACTTCATGATGACGCTGCCGTTCACGATCGTGACGTTGCGCGGCTTCCTGAAGGGCATCCCGGTCGAGCTCGAGGAAGCGGCTCAGGTCGACGGCTGCAACCAGTTCACGGCGTTCCGGCGGATCGTCTTCCCGCTGCTCGCGCCCGGGCTGCTGTCCACGTCGCTGTTCGGTTTCATCACCGCGTGGAACGAGTTCGCCTTCGCGAACTTGCTGATCATCAAGAACCAGGACCAGCGCACACTGCCGGTCTGGCTCTCGTCGTTCAGCAACACCTTCGGCACGGACTGGGGCGCCACGATGGCCGCGGCGACCTTGTTCATGCTGCCCGTGCTCCTGATCTTCCTCGTCCTGCAGGGACGAGTGACGACAGGCGTGGCCGCGGGTGCCGTGAAGGGCTAG
- a CDS encoding glycoside hydrolase family 16 protein, whose translation MARSRKLRVTAAAVVLAALTAGGLSTTASARTAPDNPRKPAACGAFFDDFNYTSRTDPNFTGHDWSVRTGAGGPGIDGTWTAGNVTFPVVDGQKSLQLRAATNGTASGTTQAQVQQNQERFFEGTYATRFKFSDRPVSGNDGDLVNQTFYTISPLDYDWEPTYSELDVSEYLPNGGWGETGPVDFITSWNTYQEDPFDGWRISTARRFSHAGWHTLVAVVAGGHVKYYIDGALAADHTDDGAGHTVYPRRPMTLNYNEWFIDLTGHSGGTSAYVQSADWVYYAKNEALSPATATARVNAYRSAGTTHADTISC comes from the coding sequence ATGGCTCGATCCCGCAAGCTCCGCGTCACCGCAGCAGCCGTAGTACTGGCCGCCCTGACCGCAGGAGGCCTCAGTACCACGGCCAGCGCCCGTACGGCGCCGGACAACCCTCGCAAGCCGGCCGCGTGCGGTGCCTTCTTCGACGACTTCAACTACACCTCCCGTACCGATCCGAACTTCACCGGTCACGACTGGAGCGTCCGGACCGGCGCCGGTGGGCCTGGTATCGACGGCACCTGGACCGCGGGAAACGTGACTTTCCCGGTCGTCGACGGCCAGAAGTCGCTGCAGTTGCGTGCCGCGACCAACGGAACTGCCAGCGGCACGACGCAGGCCCAGGTGCAGCAGAACCAGGAGCGGTTCTTCGAGGGCACCTACGCGACCCGGTTCAAGTTCAGCGACAGGCCGGTGAGCGGCAACGACGGCGACCTGGTGAACCAGACCTTCTACACGATCTCGCCGCTCGACTACGACTGGGAGCCGACGTACTCGGAGCTGGACGTCTCGGAGTACCTGCCGAACGGTGGCTGGGGTGAGACCGGGCCGGTCGACTTCATCACCAGCTGGAACACCTACCAGGAGGACCCGTTCGACGGCTGGCGGATCAGTACCGCGCGGCGCTTCAGCCACGCCGGGTGGCACACCTTGGTGGCCGTGGTCGCCGGCGGCCATGTGAAGTACTACATCGACGGTGCGCTCGCCGCCGACCACACCGATGACGGTGCCGGTCACACGGTCTACCCGCGACGGCCGATGACGCTCAACTACAACGAGTGGTTCATCGACCTGACCGGCCACAGCGGCGGCACCAGTGCCTACGTGCAGTCCGCCGACTGGGTGTACTACGCGAAGAACGAGGCGCTGTCGCCGGCGACGGCCACTGCCCGGGTGAACGCCTACCGCTCCGCCGGCACCACGCACGCGGACACGATCAGCTGCTGA
- a CDS encoding VOC family protein, translating to MTDSTSPLPRFHLAMPVDDLAAAAEFYGTVIGCERGRSSDTWIDWNLRGHQFVTHLAPARPAPIHNPVDGHDVPVPHFGLILQIPDFHALADRFRAAGTPFVIEPYLRFEGQPGEQWTMFLHDPATNALEFKAFAHDSAVFAT from the coding sequence ATGACCGATTCGACCTCACCGCTGCCCCGCTTCCACCTCGCCATGCCCGTCGACGATCTCGCCGCCGCCGCGGAGTTCTACGGCACCGTGATCGGTTGCGAGCGCGGCCGGAGCTCCGACACCTGGATCGACTGGAACCTGCGCGGCCACCAGTTCGTGACTCATCTCGCCCCCGCGCGTCCCGCCCCGATCCACAACCCGGTCGACGGCCACGACGTCCCCGTCCCGCACTTCGGCCTGATCCTGCAGATCCCCGACTTCCACGCGCTCGCCGACCGCTTCCGCGCCGCCGGCACCCCCTTCGTCATCGAGCCCTACCTCCGCTTCGAAGGCCAACCCGGTGAGCAATGGACGATGTTCCTCCACGACCCCGCCACCAACGCCCTCGAGTTCAAAGCCTTCGCCCACGACTCCGCCGTCTTCGCCACCTGA
- a CDS encoding carbohydrate ABC transporter permease: MAEVEATTAAPAPEPGSPVPVRRGQPLWARVLPYLLVAPTVVGTAYLLAYPLVRNLLISFQKFGIAQLIRGGAEFVGIDNYQQILSDDKFWGVVGRTFVFTAINVGLIMGLATLVALLIGALGKWMRFAVMGGLVVAWAIPVIAATTVFQWLFQSQLGVVNWVLVALGFEQFDGKAWFADGNSTFAIIVLLIVWQSVPFAALTLYAAMTTVPRELHESAQIDGAGSVQTFWLITFPILRPMFGLILCLEVIWVFKSFVQIWAISQGGPGNATLTLPVYAYQIAQSLNRYDLGAAISMVTVLILAVVLLAYFRQMFKEEGEL, from the coding sequence GTGGCTGAAGTTGAAGCGACCACAGCAGCCCCCGCCCCCGAGCCCGGTTCGCCGGTCCCGGTCCGGCGGGGGCAACCCCTGTGGGCGCGCGTGCTGCCCTACTTGCTGGTGGCGCCGACAGTCGTCGGTACGGCGTACTTGCTGGCCTACCCGCTCGTCCGCAACCTGCTGATCTCGTTCCAGAAATTCGGGATCGCCCAGTTGATCCGTGGCGGGGCCGAGTTCGTCGGGATCGACAACTACCAGCAGATCCTGTCCGACGACAAGTTCTGGGGTGTGGTCGGCCGGACGTTCGTCTTCACCGCGATCAACGTCGGACTGATCATGGGGCTGGCCACCTTGGTCGCGTTGCTGATCGGTGCCCTGGGCAAGTGGATGCGGTTCGCCGTGATGGGCGGCCTGGTGGTCGCCTGGGCGATCCCGGTGATCGCCGCGACGACCGTGTTCCAGTGGCTGTTCCAGTCCCAGCTGGGCGTCGTGAACTGGGTGCTGGTCGCGCTCGGTTTCGAGCAGTTCGACGGCAAGGCGTGGTTCGCGGACGGCAACTCGACCTTCGCGATCATCGTGTTGCTGATCGTCTGGCAGTCGGTACCGTTCGCGGCGCTCACCCTGTACGCCGCGATGACGACGGTGCCCCGCGAGCTGCACGAGTCGGCGCAGATCGACGGGGCCGGATCGGTGCAGACCTTCTGGCTGATCACGTTCCCGATCCTGCGGCCGATGTTCGGGCTGATCCTTTGCCTGGAGGTGATCTGGGTGTTCAAGAGCTTCGTCCAGATCTGGGCGATCAGCCAGGGCGGCCCGGGCAACGCGACGCTGACCCTGCCGGTCTACGCCTACCAGATCGCCCAGTCGCTGAACCGCTACGACCTGGGCGCGGCGATCTCGATGGTCACCGTGCTGATCCTGGCCGTCGTCCTGCTCGCCTACTTCCGGCAGATGTTCAAAGAGGAGGGTGAACTGTGA
- a CDS encoding endonuclease, with product MLVRRAFLIGTILLGLLGYGITPSTAATTATISVSTAIGRQDGSVATVEGYVVGQPTAASTVIRSNFTADTALALADSASQTSTGSMLYVQIPSTFRTQYGLQSNPGLVGTKIAVTGTLTPYFTPHAGLKNPTAFTGAGGSDPGDPGDYYAAATGKSGAALKAALHTIISNQTKLTYDQVWTALKDTDQDPANSNNVILLYSGRSQSKSSNGSGADDWNREHVWAKSHGDFGTTTGPGTDVHHLRPEDVSVNAARGNLDFDNGGTTVAQCPGCTADADSFDPRPAVRGDVARMIFYMAVRYEGDDGFANLEPNDSVNNGTAPYIGRLSVLKAWSAADPPDAFEKRRNQVIFDTWQHNRNPFIDHPEWVTSIWP from the coding sequence GTGCTTGTTCGCCGTGCCTTCTTGATCGGAACAATCCTTCTAGGTCTGCTCGGGTACGGCATAACGCCGTCGACAGCGGCTACCACCGCGACCATCTCCGTCAGTACCGCGATCGGCCGGCAGGACGGATCCGTCGCGACCGTCGAGGGGTACGTGGTCGGCCAACCGACCGCCGCGAGCACGGTGATCAGGAGCAACTTCACTGCCGACACCGCGCTGGCGCTGGCCGACTCGGCGAGCCAGACGAGCACGGGCTCGATGCTCTACGTGCAGATCCCGAGCACCTTCAGGACGCAGTACGGACTGCAGTCGAACCCCGGGCTGGTCGGGACGAAGATCGCCGTCACCGGAACGCTCACGCCGTACTTCACTCCACACGCCGGGCTGAAGAACCCGACTGCCTTCACAGGTGCCGGCGGATCCGATCCTGGCGACCCCGGCGACTACTACGCGGCAGCGACCGGGAAGTCCGGCGCGGCGCTGAAGGCCGCGCTGCACACGATCATCTCGAACCAGACCAAGCTCACCTACGACCAGGTCTGGACCGCGCTGAAGGACACCGACCAGGACCCGGCCAACTCCAACAACGTGATCCTGCTGTACTCCGGACGGTCGCAGAGCAAGTCCTCCAACGGCAGCGGCGCGGACGACTGGAACCGCGAGCACGTCTGGGCCAAGTCGCACGGCGACTTCGGCACGACCACCGGACCCGGTACCGACGTGCACCACCTTCGGCCCGAGGACGTCTCGGTGAACGCTGCCCGCGGCAACCTGGACTTCGACAACGGCGGTACGACGGTTGCCCAGTGCCCCGGTTGCACGGCCGACGCGGACTCGTTCGATCCGCGCCCGGCGGTGCGCGGTGACGTCGCCCGGATGATCTTCTACATGGCCGTGCGGTACGAGGGTGACGACGGCTTCGCCAACCTGGAGCCGAACGACTCGGTCAACAACGGCACCGCGCCGTACATCGGCAGGTTGTCGGTGCTGAAGGCGTGGAGCGCGGCCGACCCGCCGGACGCCTTCGAGAAGCGCCGCAACCAGGTCATCTTCGACACCTGGCAGCACAACCGGAACCCGTTCATCGACCACCCCGAATGGGTCACCTCGATCTGGCCCTGA